A genome region from Populus alba chromosome 5, ASM523922v2, whole genome shotgun sequence includes the following:
- the LOC118029897 gene encoding probable serine/threonine-protein kinase PBL28, producing the protein MAAKSYYYLATQPTSFPNSPTPLIHETRIANNNRRHDEHIWGALIIGIVTVSVVTSLCLFFRRRLFPIFGQRYWLHKGSLKAGTLSLRRFQLEELERATKNFSDDSLLGSGAFANVYKGTFELEGTALAIKRDHSGSFQSTEEFRNEVNLLSKVKHRNLVGLVGFCEKTGAKRTQMLVYEYVPNGSLLDYITGKGGRSLTWRQRVNIAIGAAKGIAHLHDGIKPSIIHRDIKPSNILVGDGFEAKVSDFGLVKMGPIGDQSHVSSQIKGTPGYLDPAYFSSCHLSPFSDVYSFGVILLQLVTARPAVDLTRNPSNYNIIEWARPSLDSGRVEEILDSNLLTDSCDMEMMLKMGELGLRCLVKNPKDRPTMTRVWQELEEALYLADNFVDKEPSNDYWRSSSSSRRSMDRGPRRSYENSQSFVSIDGVGFQRFHVEMDSIFFHSTSMKCLEAASVSIDIDKNNLRGISEETSKEETS; encoded by the exons ATGGCAGCGAAGAGCTACTATTATTTGGCAACCCAACCAACATCATTTCCAAATTCACCAACACCGCTAATTCATGAGACCAGAATTGCTAATAATAATCGAAGGCATGATGAACATATATGGGGAGCACTAATTATTGGGATTGTAACAGTATCAGTTGTTACTTCACTCTGTTTGTTTTTCAGGAGAAGACTCTTTCCAATTTTTGGGCAAAGATACTGGTTACATAAAG GAAGTTTGAAAGCTGGGACATTATCATTGAGGCGATTTCAGTTGGAGGAGTTAGAGAGGGCTACGAAGAACTTCAGTGATGATAGCTTGTTGGGGTCTGGTGCATTTGCGAATGTCTACAAAGGGACTTTTGAATTGGAGGGTACTGCTCTAGCGATCAAGAGAGACCATTCTGGATCATTCCAGAGCACCGAAGAATTTAGAAATG AAGTGAATCTGCTTTCCAAAGTAAAGCACAGAAACCTTGTTGGCTTGGTCGGATTTTGTGAAAAAACTG GAGCAAAAAGAACACAAATGTTGGTTTATGAGTATGTACCAAATGGTTCTTTGCTTGATTACATTACCG GAAAAGGAGGGAGAAGCTTAACTTGGAGGCAAAGAGTAAACATAGCCATTGGAGCAGCTAAGG GCATAGCTCATTTGCATGATGGGATCAAGCCTAGCATAATCCACCGTGATATAAAACCAAGTAACATTCTAGTAGGAGATGGTTTTGAAGCAAAAGTTTCAGATTTTGGGCTAGTGAAGATGGGACCTATCGGGGATCAATCTCATGTCAGTAGCCAGATCAAAGGAACTCCTGGATACCTTGATCCTGCCTATTTTTCAAGCTGTCATTTAAGTCCTTTCAGTGATGTATACAGCTTTGGAGTCATACTCTTGCAGCTTGTCACTGCCCGGCCTGCAGTTGATTTAACAAGAAATCCATCAAACTACAATATAATTGAATGG GCAAGGCCTAGCTTAGACAGTGGCAGGGTTGAAGAAATTTTAGATTCTAATCTTCTAACAGATTCCTGCGACATGGAAATGATGCTAAAGATGGGAGAACTTGGTCTGAGATGTTTAGTGAAAAATCCTAAAGACCGGCCTACGATGACCCGGGTGTGGCAAGAGCTAGAAGAGGCCTTGTACTTAGCTGATAACTTCGTCGACAAAGAACCTTCAAACGATTATTGGAGATCATCAAGCAGTTCTCGTAGATCAATGGATCGTGGACCTCGAAGATCATATGAAAATTCCCAGAGTTTTGTCAGCATAGATGGTGTTGGATTTCAAAGGTTTCACGTTGAGATGGATAGCATCTTTTTTCACAGCACAAGCATGAAGTGTTTAGAGGCTGCTAGTGTCAGCATTGACATTGATAAGAACAATTTGAGAGGAATAAGTGAAGAGACAAGCAAAGAAGAGACCAGTTGA
- the LOC118029896 gene encoding protein ALTERED PHOSPHATE STARVATION RESPONSE 1 — MGCAVSKQDEEDNVVSLCRERKRLLKFAVERRYAFAEAQCKYNQSLYGVAMALRLFVARHSSSNSPFLITFPSTSSTNDPKETLICNSNFHQQRPTEATHATISCQDSVSKVSLVSPKLETQKQVVQECSDSEDFEEESDSEDGGGVCSHFYGNEDREGVCDHFYDEASPLMPPSERGFGWDFFNPFDEVRTEVANGFCQSSDEDFRAVREKEGIPELEEVNERVKSETEQVDMKIGDVGCKESRVSDVKSGDSANVELGESKGLRVIDTPTKGRELLEALKDIEDHFVKAYDSGMEISRMLEANRVQFLSGLDEIKESSNKLARSITWSRSLSSRSSSSKSLLSSSSVSSSMWTELKSDLFDDYGMDAGSHSLTLGRLYAWEKKLYEEVKAGEQTRKLYVRKCSRLRNQGTSEEGLHVIDKSCAEANDLHSRISVALRSVESISDRIQKLRDEELEPQLVELLHGLMRNWKMMLESHETQNRVMLEVKYFNSPANGKFSNDSHRLATLQLEAELDNWHSSFTAYVSTQKAYIEALSGWLSQFVSPKVEFCSSGSSLVRPYRINWPPLLVTCHDWLACLDKLPRKTVTCAMKSFGKDIHALWNQQGEEQQQKRKVDGLAKELDRRTLAFQRAERRILESTISEQESKLTARNSIEYIAERQNQLEMFRKRLDEEQGKHLASMQETHGITINGFQRGFSSVFESLAEFSKATVKMYSELVTYMKNAKAEENNDSNISYKEEMGSQAPSCKA, encoded by the exons ATGGGGTGTGCAGTGTCAAAGCAAGATGAAGAAGACAATGTTGTCTCGCTgtgtagagaaagaaaaagactaCTTAAGTTCGCTGTAGAGAGAAGGTATGCTTTTGCAGAAGCTCAATGTAAATATAACCAGTCTCTTTATGGAGTAGCAATGGCGTTAAGGTTGTTTGTTGCTAGACATTCATCTTCAAATTCTCCTTTCCTTATTACCTTCCCTTCTACTTCTTCTACTAATGACCCTAAAGAGACCCTTATTTGCAATTCCAACTTTCATCAACAAAGGCCAACTGAAGCCACGCATGCGACTATTTCATGTCAAGACTCGGTTTCTAAAGTTTCTTTAGTGTCTCCCAAGTTAGAGACTCAAAAACAAGTAGTTCAAGAATGTAGTGATAGTGAggattttgaagaagaaagtgacAGTGAAGATGGAGGAGGGGTTTGCTCACATTTTTATGGCAATGAAGATAGGGAAGGAGTTTGTGATCATTTTTATGATGAGGCGAGTCCATTAATGCCACCATCAGAGAGGGGATTTGGGTGGGATTTTTTTAACCCTTTTGATGAAGTGAGGACTGAAGTGGCAAATGGGTTTTGTCAAAGCTCTGATGAGGATTTCAGGGCTGTGAGAGAGAAGGAGGGGATTCCTGAGCTAGAAGAAGTAAATGAGAGAGTAAAGAGTGAGACTGAACAAGTGGATATGAAAATTGGTGATGTGGGATGCAAAGAGAGTAGGGTTAGTGATGTGAAAAGTGGGGATAGTGCTAATGTTGAATTAGGAGAGAGCAAGGGTTTGAGAGTGATTGATACACCAACCAAGGGGAGGGAATTGCTGGAAGCATTGAAGGATATTGAGGACCATTTTGTTAAGGCTTATGATTCTGGTATGGAAATTTCAAGGATGCTGGAGGCCAATAGGGTTCAATTTCTATCTGGTTTGGATGAAATCAAAG AGAGCTCAAATAAGCTTGCCCGATCAATTACCTGGAGCCGTTCCCTCTCATCTCGGTCCTCCTCTTCTAAAAGTCTCCTTTCATCTAGCTCTGTCAGTTCTTCCATGTGGACAGAACTCAAGAGTGATCTATTTGATGACTATGGGATGGATGCAGGGAGCCACTCCTTGACCCTTGGACGATTATATGCTTGGGAGAAGAAACTTTATGAGGAAGTGAAG GCTGGAGAGCAGACCAGGAAACTCTATGTACGAAAATGCTCTCGTTTGAGAAATCAGGGTACTTCTGAAGAGGGCCTCCACGTGATAGATAAATCATGTGCTGAAGCAAATGACCTGCATAGTCGGATCTCAGTTGCGCTGCGAAGTGTGGAATCAATCTCTGACAGAATCCAGAAATTGAGAGATGAAGAGTTGGAGCCACAACTCGTCGAACTGCTACATGG CCTAATGAGGAACTGGAAGATGATGTTGGAATCCCATGAAACCCAAAATCGAGTAATGCTTGAAGTGAAATATTTCAACTCTCCAGCAAATGGGAAGTTCTCCAATGACTCTCATCGTCTCGCTACTCTTCAACTTGAGGCAGAACTTGACAATTGGCATTCCTCTTTCACTGCTTATGTATCTACACAGAAGGCATACATTGAAGCTCTTAGTGGTTGGCTATCCCAGTTTGTTTCTCCAAAGGTAGAATTCTGCTCCAGTGGCAGCTCTTTAGTCCGTCCTTACAGAATAAATTGGCCACCGTTGCTAGTAACCTGTCATGATTGGTTAGCATGCCTAGATAAGTTGCCACGTAAAACTGTTACTTGTGCCATGAAGAGCTTTGGAAAGGATATCCATGCCCTATGGAATCAGCAAggagaagaacaacaacaaaagagGAAAGTTGATGGATTGGCCAAAGAACTTGACAGGAGGACTCTGGCATTCCAGAGAGCAGAGAGGAGGATTCTTGAATCCACGATTTCTGAGCAGGAATCTAAATTGACGGCGCGTAACTCCATAGAATACATAGCTGAAAGGCAAAATCAATTGGAAATGTTCAGGAAGAGACTAGATGAAGAGCAGGGAAAGCACCTTGCTAGCATGCAAGAGACACATGGGATCACCATAAATGGATTTCAGAGAGGATTTTCTTCAGTTTTTGAGTCCTTGGCTGAGTTTTCGAAGGCAACAGTAAAGATGTATTCTGAACTCGTTACGTACATGAAAAATGCAAAAGCAGAAGAGAATAATGATAGTAACATATCTTATAAGGAAGAGATGGGATCCCAGGCTCCAAGTTGCAAGGCATAA